In Ferroplasma sp., a single window of DNA contains:
- a CDS encoding TldD/PmbA family protein, giving the protein MDYTGDILEYLSGRAVFADVRHMDSTGKSYSYRNGQFDGQNTSMSSGYAVRCVNNSIAMAFFNDQDFSSIRGKLERLVEKSMKAGKNKIDMSGGIKKSWKELGKIKVMDVPDSQKIEFIKDMDSIMGENGASIRFTNLSEDTVMESYANTSGTLIEGEYSRIYFVYMAGIRDSGSFEESSEEYGSTSGYEYLDSLDFPYLVGNDIKKLRKSLHAGRASPGRYDLVVGPSISGIVAHESGGHPMEYDRIIGREAAQAGGSFIGAGDGKTRIGSEYVNLIDDPSIRGSFGYYEYDDEGIKSGKRYLYRNGYTDSYILNRESAAISGMPANGGGRSSDWDMEPLARMSTTYIEPGNISPEELIEDVRHGIYMKNFTEWNIDDTRFYEKYVGKEAYLIENGKITSMVRRPVLETNTVNFYSSLDGAGDDLVFHAGICGKGDPEQGVPVWMGGPHLRLRNMYMK; this is encoded by the coding sequence ATGGATTATACCGGGGATATACTGGAATATCTTTCCGGCAGGGCAGTATTTGCAGATGTCCGGCACATGGATAGCACCGGGAAATCATACTCCTATAGAAATGGCCAGTTCGACGGCCAGAACACATCCATGAGTTCAGGTTATGCTGTCCGGTGTGTCAATAATTCTATTGCCATGGCATTTTTCAATGATCAGGATTTTTCTTCTATCAGAGGAAAGCTGGAAAGGCTTGTTGAAAAATCCATGAAAGCAGGAAAGAATAAAATAGACATGTCAGGGGGAATAAAAAAATCATGGAAAGAACTTGGAAAGATAAAAGTTATGGATGTGCCCGATAGCCAGAAAATAGAATTTATAAAGGATATGGACAGCATCATGGGGGAAAACGGTGCAAGCATACGGTTCACAAATCTTTCAGAGGATACTGTCATGGAATCATATGCAAATACTTCAGGTACCCTTATTGAAGGTGAATACTCCAGAATCTATTTTGTTTACATGGCTGGAATCAGGGATTCCGGATCCTTTGAGGAATCATCAGAGGAATACGGTTCAACGTCCGGCTATGAATATCTGGATTCACTTGATTTTCCATATCTCGTGGGCAATGACATTAAAAAATTGAGGAAATCATTGCATGCAGGCAGGGCATCTCCGGGAAGGTATGACCTGGTTGTTGGCCCTTCTATATCAGGAATAGTTGCACATGAATCTGGTGGGCATCCCATGGAGTATGATAGAATAATTGGCAGAGAAGCCGCCCAGGCAGGGGGTTCATTTATTGGTGCAGGGGACGGAAAAACGAGAATAGGCTCTGAGTATGTAAATCTAATAGACGATCCATCCATCAGGGGCAGCTTTGGATACTATGAATACGATGATGAGGGAATAAAATCTGGTAAACGCTACCTTTACAGAAATGGATATACGGACAGTTATATACTCAACAGGGAGAGTGCGGCAATTTCTGGAATGCCTGCCAACGGTGGCGGCAGGTCATCGGACTGGGATATGGAGCCCCTGGCCCGCATGAGCACAACCTACATAGAGCCGGGAAATATTTCACCTGAGGAACTTATTGAGGATGTAAGGCACGGCATTTACATGAAAAACTTCACGGAATGGAACATAGATGATACAAGGTTTTATGAGAAATATGTAGGAAAGGAGGCGTACCTGATCGAAAATGGAAAAATCACATCTATGGTGCGCAGGCCTGTGCTGGAAACCAATACCGTAAACTTTTATTCATCCCTGGATGGTGCCGGTGATGACCTGGTTTTCCATGCTGGAATATGCGGCAAGGGGGATCCAGAACAGGGTGTGCCTGTGTGGATGGGGGGACCCCATCTCAGGCTCAGAAATATGTATATGAAGTGA
- a CDS encoding TldD/PmbA family protein: protein MEIDKFVKNLGKICDEFAINVTDGTTEEVRFSENTIDLDSEWSNPSYTVFAARGKKIVETSLDSLESWEGKLRALSNMLENAPENPDFYGINPVKFSYHNIQEYRNADIHGMAGDMIHGARDGGADRAAGLIYLHNLRNRVITPWNDQEYSESSLELVVRAFKGSNSGQEALHYGMDSMESANPYGAGMSAARTATLTDKKASIDEGKYDVIFSPYTMGTVLSYNMEFLSYYSINAGLSPFLDRAGQVVASKNVTIFDDPLDKRGAGFTPVDQEGTATSRVNLIENGILKGYLHSYSTGRQSGNQSTGNAGIIQPMPWQIHMAGGSGNPDDMIAGMKKGLLINNSWYARFQDESNGTFSTVPRDGIFLIENGEVSGSLEGIRISDSILNILMHVRELSREEKYVKWWDEIHASIMPYALVENVNISKGF from the coding sequence GTGGAAATTGATAAATTTGTGAAGAATCTGGGTAAAATATGCGATGAGTTTGCCATAAATGTTACGGATGGTACCACAGAGGAGGTAAGGTTTTCGGAAAACACCATTGACCTGGACAGTGAATGGTCAAACCCATCATACACCGTTTTTGCTGCAAGGGGCAAGAAAATTGTTGAAACATCACTTGACAGCCTTGAATCGTGGGAGGGCAAGCTCAGGGCACTCTCAAATATGCTGGAGAATGCTCCTGAAAATCCAGATTTTTATGGTATAAATCCGGTAAAATTCAGCTATCATAATATTCAGGAATACAGAAATGCAGATATACATGGAATGGCAGGAGATATGATTCATGGTGCCCGGGACGGCGGGGCTGACAGGGCAGCAGGATTAATATATCTTCACAACCTCAGAAACCGTGTAATAACTCCATGGAACGACCAGGAATACTCAGAATCATCACTTGAACTTGTAGTAAGGGCATTTAAGGGAAGCAACAGCGGTCAGGAAGCCCTCCATTATGGAATGGACTCCATGGAATCGGCAAATCCTTATGGGGCAGGCATGTCAGCTGCGAGAACAGCAACACTTACGGATAAAAAAGCATCCATAGATGAGGGGAAATACGATGTTATATTTTCCCCATACACCATGGGGACCGTGCTTTCCTACAATATGGAATTCCTGTCATACTACAGCATAAATGCTGGGCTTAGCCCATTTCTGGATAGGGCGGGACAAGTGGTGGCGTCAAAAAATGTCACCATTTTCGATGATCCCCTGGATAAAAGGGGTGCCGGCTTCACACCGGTAGACCAGGAGGGGACAGCAACATCCCGTGTAAATCTTATAGAAAATGGAATCCTGAAGGGCTACCTGCATTCGTATTCAACAGGAAGGCAATCAGGCAATCAAAGCACCGGTAATGCCGGAATAATTCAACCCATGCCCTGGCAGATTCACATGGCCGGTGGAAGTGGAAATCCGGATGATATGATAGCCGGCATGAAGAAGGGGCTTCTTATTAACAACTCATGGTATGCAAGATTCCAGGACGAGAGCAATGGCACATTCTCAACGGTACCCAGGGATGGCATATTCCTTATAGAAAATGGCGAGGTATCAGGAAGTCTGGAGGGAATCAGGATAAGCGATTCAATTCTGAATATACTGATGCATGTAAGGGAACTGTCCAGGGAAGAAAAATATGTAAAATGGTGGGACGAGATCCATGCATCAATTATGCCATATGCCCTGGTTGAAAATGTAAATATATCAAAGGGATTCTAA